The Grus americana isolate bGruAme1 chromosome 8, bGruAme1.mat, whole genome shotgun sequence genome includes a region encoding these proteins:
- the DNTTIP2 gene encoding deoxynucleotidyltransferase terminal-interacting protein 2 isoform X2 — translation MVATRRAAARDREQGVRAGAGSGSPSRTEPAAAAEMASAEIVTPVSVRMTRRRTKSVRKPEMPSVTRTTRSRQSKKKLQPDTVCEAQSEDISDVESCCLSSHMEPSITTKRITRSMQMKSQAENTEQAEKGNKIVSEDENLIEDTIKSEPVIISDSRPAAELVSDTEDASSVTEDNKEPSSPKSKCSSKSTNTTQSKDMKEEVLNDVTPSSITKMKLSDTESPRKKAVKNTQPVGVDGSEKACGQIQDEHSKILVRERKLEHMDLSLTDCMSPKQLLESQGQITINESKKIPECKIADAEADERQSFTQADKLRKGEQASAVSSRQKDIAIAERTGSAGRFSLLEIGVDSSEDQTGEYAESVSHSSNKSSSGNDSLTLFLSKDESDESENSDVADIDTIEENLCFKEADERTPSFNKSLKNKSLHAEGLFVIDTEPGMSSSQKYYLDEVDQDSDAEGKHEGSEKGKESSDLEEAEEELIDEDEKDEDDDLLKNKVDVLHLSSSIDPGLNIKKLGGLYISFDAKNQKPRSSVIEQPKEKKKDQLLQKSIITPDFEKKECVPPFRESLHQLKKQRRAEREKTTGDGWFGMKAPEITSELKNDLKVLKMRASLDPKHFYKKNDRDGLPKYFQVGTVVDSPIDFYHSRIPKKQRKRTIVEELLADSEFRRYNKKKYQEIMSEKAAFAAGKRNRKKKKFHN, via the exons ATGGCATCCGCTGAAATTGTTACTCCTGTGTCTGTGAGGATGACTAGAAGAAGAACTAAATCAGTTCGTAAGCCAGAG ATGCCTAGTGTTACCAGAACTACAAGAAgcaggcaaagcaaaaagaagctgcagccagATACAGTTTGTGAAGCCCAGAGTGAAGATATTTCTGATGTGGAGTCATGCTGCTTAAGTTCTCATATGGAACCATCCATCACTACCAAACGAATTACTAGGAGCATGCAAATGAAATCACAAGCAGAAAATACTGAGCAGgctgagaaaggaaacaaaatcgTTTCGGAAGATGAGAATTTAATTGAGGACACCATTAAATCTGAGCCAGTAATAATTTCTGATTCTAGACCAGCTGCAGAACTTGTCTCTGACACAGAAGATGCTTCCTCTGTCACTGAGGATAATAAAGAACCCAGTTCACCTAAAAGCAAATGTTCTTCCAAATCTACCAATACAACCCAGAGTAAAGACATGAAAGAAGAGGTTTTGAATGATGTGACACCCAGCAGtattacaaaaatgaaactaaGTGACACTGAATCGCCTaggaaaaaagcagttaaaaatacGCAACCTGTTGGGGTAGATGGTTCAGAGAAAGCATGTGGCCAAATACAAGATGAACACAGTAAAATTCTTGTGAGGGAGAGGAAATTAGAGCATATGGATCTTTCTTTGACTGATTGCATGAGTCCCAAACAACTTCTAGAATCCCAAGGGCAAATAAcaataaatgaaagtaaaaaaattccAGAATGCAAAATAGCAGATGCTGAGGCAGATGAACGGCAGTCTTTCACCCAGGCTGATAAATTAAGAAAGGGTGAGCAAGCTAGTGCAGTGAGCAGCCGACAAAAGGACATAGCTATTGCAGAAAGAACTGGTAGTGCTGGTAGATTCAGTCTTCTTGAAATTGGTGTTGACAGCAGTGAAGACCAAACAGGGGAATATGCTGAATCTGTATCCCACAGCAGTAATAAATCAAGCAGTGGAAATGATTCTCTTACATTGTTTCTGAGCAAAGATGAAAGTGATGAATCTGAAAATAGTGATGTGGCAGACATAGATACAATTGAAGAGAATCTGTGTTTTAAAGAGGCAGATGAGAGGACTCCTTCCTTcaacaaatctttaaaaaacaagtcaCTGCATGCTGAAGGGCTTTTTGTAATTGATACTGAGCCTGGCATGAGTTCCAGCCAAAAGTATTATCTAGATGAGGTAGACCAAGATAGTGATGCTGAAGGTAAGCATGAAGGAAGTGAAAAAGGTAAAGAATCCTCAGATTTGGAAGAGGCTGAAGAGGAATTGATAGATGAAGATGAgaaagatgaagatgatgatttGTTGAAAAATAAGGTTGATGT TTTACATCTTTCCAGCAGCATAGACCCTGGTTTGAATATCAAGAAGCTTGGAGGTTTATATATTAGTTTTGATGCAAAAAACCAGAAGCCTAGATCAAGTGTAATTGAACaaccaaaggagaaaaagaaggacCAG CTCTTGCAGAAGAGTATAATAACtccagattttgaaaaaaaggaatgtgtCCCACCCTTCAGGGAATCGCTTCACCAGCTAAAGAAACAGCGCAGG GCAGAGCGAGAGAAAACAACAGGTGACGGTTGGTTTGGTATGAAAGCCCCAGAAATCACAAGTGAACTGAAAAATGATCTTAAAGTTTTGAAGATGAGAGCTTCATTGGACcctaaacatttttataagaAGAATGATAGAGATGGTCTACCCAAGTACTTCCAG GTTGGAACTGTGGTTGATTCTCCCATAGACTTTTACCATAGTCGAATACCtaagaaacagaggaagagaacaatTGTTGAAGAGCTGCTTGCGGATTCTGAGTTTAGAAG ATATAATAAAAAGAAGTATCAGGAGATCATGagtgaaaaagcagcttttgcagcagggaagaggaatcggaagaagaagaaatttcacaattaa
- the DNTTIP2 gene encoding deoxynucleotidyltransferase terminal-interacting protein 2 isoform X1 — MVATRRAAARDREQGVRAGAGSGSPSRTEPAAAAEMASAEIVTPVSVRMTRRRTKSVRKPEVIQESQFEEVEHGETKSDVSDSTEMQITRNENTTVHSAQSVAEPQADGDVSETESNCSSVSGLQTPLFVRVTRRRQIVVPYQLDSPDKKRHDKSAFLNKLSKIQDEDDISEAESCSSAVSGVQMPSVTRTTRSRQSKKKLQPDTVCEAQSEDISDVESCCLSSHMEPSITTKRITRSMQMKSQAENTEQAEKGNKIVSEDENLIEDTIKSEPVIISDSRPAAELVSDTEDASSVTEDNKEPSSPKSKCSSKSTNTTQSKDMKEEVLNDVTPSSITKMKLSDTESPRKKAVKNTQPVGVDGSEKACGQIQDEHSKILVRERKLEHMDLSLTDCMSPKQLLESQGQITINESKKIPECKIADAEADERQSFTQADKLRKGEQASAVSSRQKDIAIAERTGSAGRFSLLEIGVDSSEDQTGEYAESVSHSSNKSSSGNDSLTLFLSKDESDESENSDVADIDTIEENLCFKEADERTPSFNKSLKNKSLHAEGLFVIDTEPGMSSSQKYYLDEVDQDSDAEGKHEGSEKGKESSDLEEAEEELIDEDEKDEDDDLLKNKVDVLHLSSSIDPGLNIKKLGGLYISFDAKNQKPRSSVIEQPKEKKKDQLLQKSIITPDFEKKECVPPFRESLHQLKKQRRAEREKTTGDGWFGMKAPEITSELKNDLKVLKMRASLDPKHFYKKNDRDGLPKYFQVGTVVDSPIDFYHSRIPKKQRKRTIVEELLADSEFRRYNKKKYQEIMSEKAAFAAGKRNRKKKKFHN, encoded by the exons ATGGCATCCGCTGAAATTGTTACTCCTGTGTCTGTGAGGATGACTAGAAGAAGAACTAAATCAGTTCGTAAGCCAGAGGTAATTCAGGAATCCCAGTTTGAAGAGGTAGAACATGGAGAAACAAAGTCAGATGTCAGTGATAGCACAGAGATGCAAATTACTAGAAATGAGAACACAACTGTTCATTCAGCACAATCAGTTGCTGAACCACAAGCTGATGGGGATGTGTCAGAAACAGAATCAAACTGCTCTTCTGTGTCTGGTCTGCAGACACCTTTGTTTGTAAGAGTAACACGACGACGACAAATTGTAGTTCCTTATCAGCTAGATTCTCCTGACAAAAAAAGACATGACAAGTCAGCTTTTCTAAATAAGTTAAGCAAGATTCAGGATGAGGATGATATCTCTGAAGCTGAGTCTTGTTCCTCTGCTGTCTCTGGTGTCCAGATGCCTAGTGTTACCAGAACTACAAGAAgcaggcaaagcaaaaagaagctgcagccagATACAGTTTGTGAAGCCCAGAGTGAAGATATTTCTGATGTGGAGTCATGCTGCTTAAGTTCTCATATGGAACCATCCATCACTACCAAACGAATTACTAGGAGCATGCAAATGAAATCACAAGCAGAAAATACTGAGCAGgctgagaaaggaaacaaaatcgTTTCGGAAGATGAGAATTTAATTGAGGACACCATTAAATCTGAGCCAGTAATAATTTCTGATTCTAGACCAGCTGCAGAACTTGTCTCTGACACAGAAGATGCTTCCTCTGTCACTGAGGATAATAAAGAACCCAGTTCACCTAAAAGCAAATGTTCTTCCAAATCTACCAATACAACCCAGAGTAAAGACATGAAAGAAGAGGTTTTGAATGATGTGACACCCAGCAGtattacaaaaatgaaactaaGTGACACTGAATCGCCTaggaaaaaagcagttaaaaatacGCAACCTGTTGGGGTAGATGGTTCAGAGAAAGCATGTGGCCAAATACAAGATGAACACAGTAAAATTCTTGTGAGGGAGAGGAAATTAGAGCATATGGATCTTTCTTTGACTGATTGCATGAGTCCCAAACAACTTCTAGAATCCCAAGGGCAAATAAcaataaatgaaagtaaaaaaattccAGAATGCAAAATAGCAGATGCTGAGGCAGATGAACGGCAGTCTTTCACCCAGGCTGATAAATTAAGAAAGGGTGAGCAAGCTAGTGCAGTGAGCAGCCGACAAAAGGACATAGCTATTGCAGAAAGAACTGGTAGTGCTGGTAGATTCAGTCTTCTTGAAATTGGTGTTGACAGCAGTGAAGACCAAACAGGGGAATATGCTGAATCTGTATCCCACAGCAGTAATAAATCAAGCAGTGGAAATGATTCTCTTACATTGTTTCTGAGCAAAGATGAAAGTGATGAATCTGAAAATAGTGATGTGGCAGACATAGATACAATTGAAGAGAATCTGTGTTTTAAAGAGGCAGATGAGAGGACTCCTTCCTTcaacaaatctttaaaaaacaagtcaCTGCATGCTGAAGGGCTTTTTGTAATTGATACTGAGCCTGGCATGAGTTCCAGCCAAAAGTATTATCTAGATGAGGTAGACCAAGATAGTGATGCTGAAGGTAAGCATGAAGGAAGTGAAAAAGGTAAAGAATCCTCAGATTTGGAAGAGGCTGAAGAGGAATTGATAGATGAAGATGAgaaagatgaagatgatgatttGTTGAAAAATAAGGTTGATGT TTTACATCTTTCCAGCAGCATAGACCCTGGTTTGAATATCAAGAAGCTTGGAGGTTTATATATTAGTTTTGATGCAAAAAACCAGAAGCCTAGATCAAGTGTAATTGAACaaccaaaggagaaaaagaaggacCAG CTCTTGCAGAAGAGTATAATAACtccagattttgaaaaaaaggaatgtgtCCCACCCTTCAGGGAATCGCTTCACCAGCTAAAGAAACAGCGCAGG GCAGAGCGAGAGAAAACAACAGGTGACGGTTGGTTTGGTATGAAAGCCCCAGAAATCACAAGTGAACTGAAAAATGATCTTAAAGTTTTGAAGATGAGAGCTTCATTGGACcctaaacatttttataagaAGAATGATAGAGATGGTCTACCCAAGTACTTCCAG GTTGGAACTGTGGTTGATTCTCCCATAGACTTTTACCATAGTCGAATACCtaagaaacagaggaagagaacaatTGTTGAAGAGCTGCTTGCGGATTCTGAGTTTAGAAG ATATAATAAAAAGAAGTATCAGGAGATCATGagtgaaaaagcagcttttgcagcagggaagaggaatcggaagaagaagaaatttcacaattaa